TTGGGAAGAATGGGGTGAGCTAGGGAAGAATAGGGTGGAGAACTAGGGGTGGAGCGTCCGCGACTCTAGCTACCAGATATGGCCATTTCTGATGAGTCAGAGGAGATTACCGAAGCTGGAAAGCTCGTTGTAGCCCGAAACTAGGAAGTGGTGGCAAAAGTTGCACAGTGTTTTTTTCTTCTGTTTTTATGTTCACTCCATAGGAGAGGACAATGTTTTtagaaagaaaaagaacaacATGTAGGGAATAGGAATCAAACCGTGGGTGCGGGGCGCGGGATAAGGGGCAAAGGAAGGAGGAGTTGCGTGCGGAGACGAGGAGGATAACACATATGATCCTAACCGTTAGATTTGATTTGAGTGAGTAAGAAGATTTCTAAGGTGCGTGTTTTTTTTCTAGGTATAGTTATTTTAATGGAAGGAGGCTATCTCAGTGGAGGATGTTTTATGGGTTAGGTTTAACAATAAAAACGATGATGCATTAGTATGTAgatatctctactataattgaaatcttctccagGCAAATCTCACCTACAAGATCAACGACTTACAGCACATGTCATACAGATTAGACGGCCCAGATTAAAAGGATCTTACATCTCTACTCTCCGCCTTACTCTCCGTCCTCAGCCTCGCTCGTCATCTCCGTAACTCCGTATCTATGGCAACTCCGTATCGTAGAAAACCAACCCCGACCGTGGAGGACCGCGTCGGGCTGCCCTCCATCGGCAGGAGCGCGTCGCCGCCACCGCCcacctcctgctcctcctcgctcCCCACCGCGCACTGCCCCAGCGTCCCGTCGCACGGCGCCGCCCGCAGCAGCGGCGCACCGCAAGATCCTGCTGGACCCGACCTTCACCCCGCGGCAGAGCCCGCTGTCGCTTTCGCTCTCCGCGCGCAACGCGCTGCCTCCACGCAACAGGGACCGCTTCCCGACGCTCCCCGATGGCCACCTCAAGGTCGTGCTCTACGTGCACAACCGGCCCCGCTACCTTCGCCTCGTCGTCAACAGCCTCTCCCGCGTCGAGGGCATCGGCGAGGCGCTGCTCATCGTCAGCCACGACGGCTACTTCCCGGAGATGGACAAGATCGTGCAGGGCATCGACTTCTGCCAGGTCAAGCAGGTCTTCGCGCCCTACTCGCCGCACCTCTTCCCGGACGCCTTCCCCGGCGTCAGCCCCGGGGACTGCCGGAGCAACGACAAGGCCAAGGAGAAGGGGTGCCGGGGCGATCCGGACCAGTACGGCAACCATCGGGCTCCCAGAATCGTGTCCCTCAAGCACCACTGGTGGTGGATGATGAACACCGTGTGGGATGGGATGGAGGAGACCAGGGACTTCGATGGCCACATTCTCTTCATCGAGGAGGACCACTACATCTTCCTCAACGCGTACCGGAATGCGCAGCTGCTTGTGGATTCGAAGCCGAAGAAGTGCCCCCAGTGCTACGCTATCAATCTGGCGCCGTCTGATGTTAAGTCGAAAGGTGAAGGTTGGGAGAGCTTGGTCGCCGAGAAGATGGGTAACATTGGCTATGCCTTCAATAGAACAGTGTGGAGGAAGATTCATGCCAAGGCTAAGCAGTTTTGTGCGTTTGACGAGTACAATTGGGATATAACCATGTGGGCAACGGTGTACCCGTCGTTTGGAGCTCCTGTTTACAGTCTCAGGGGGCCTAGGAGAAGTGCTGCGCATTTTGGTAAATGCGGTCTGCACCAAGGTCAGGGTTCGAGCAACGTCTGTGTGGATAATGGTTCAGGAGCTGTGGAATTAGAGGATGCGGATAAGGTCCCTAATATTAAAGCTGATTGGCCAGTCCGCGTAATTCAGAGGCAGGAGGGATATCAAGCTGGGGTTTCAAATGATGGGGTGGCTGGGGTGACCGGCGTGATCGTGAGCTATGTTTGAGTTTTGCATACATGTACCATGTTAAAGACCCATCATCATTGTAATTCAGAGTATAGGCACACGTTTTTTTGCAGAACTTTTTTTTCTCTGCAACATCCAAACTTAATTCAATGGGAACATCTTTGTCTCTATCAACCTATATGATTATTGCCCCACATCTATCATAGACAGACAACTCTATTATTTTACTTCGTAATGGTTTATACATTCTGGAGATGTTGGGAGTGGAGTGGGGAGAAGAGCTTTACATGTGTTTGCCAAACAATAACGCGAAATGAGGGTATTCAAATCAGAATGGAGATGTAGTGAGGACACTGGACTATATTTGGGGGAAAGCTGAGGCAATTGGCAAGGTCTTTGGAATGGAGTTTTACTTCTGTTCAAATCCTTACAAAAAACAAATGCAAATCCTGTTATGTTTCGGGACCACGGTTTGTATCACTAAATCGATTTTAACTCTGTATTTGGTGACGTGTAAGTTTGAGGTAGCGAAATCTGTAAATTTTTTTATTGTACTTGAGTGAGCTTTGCTGTATATTTGTACCTTATATTTGGTAACTTTTCTACATAGCATTTGTTAATCAAATATATGTTCCCAAATGAAGTACCGTAATTTTTATATAGACTTTTTTTGTTAGTGGGGTAGGTTTGCTTTTTagttttatgatttattttagttttgtatttttttctaaacgtcatcgtagcgttagcacgggtaaTATACTAGTGTGAATTAAAGTGGTCTAAGTTTTAGTCATCaattattcaaaaaaaaattagtcATTAACTTTACGTATGTAGATATAGACAACTAAAGTTTAGAGGATATACAAACAAGCTCTAAAATTGAGGAAAACCGACATGGTGAAGACCAGCTCGTCTTCGAATTGCAATCAATCACGATCCGATTTGGAACTGGAGAGAGAATTCAAAGATGGAGTAATCTGCATGCTGACATGCAAGAGTCCTTTTTCAATTTTCCGACGTATGCAAGAGTCCTCCTGCCGTGCGTAGCACATGCTGATCTGCAATGCAACCGACCTAAACTGATCCATATATATCGACGACGTCTTGAGGGTTCCAGGCATCCATCATCCAGAAACCAAGAAACCAAACCAAACCGCAAGGCTAGGAGCTGTAGATTTGATTTCAGCCGGCCATCTACCTTAATTACCACCAACGCCGGCAAACATGTCGTCGGTACCGCCGCTGCTGTCTGCCCCTGGCGCCGGCAAGCCGTCGCGCTCCGCTTCGGCCGTGGTCGCCAAGGCGACGAGGGGTTTCCAGGTGTTCTGCATCGACGGCTACTCGTGGACCAAGGCGCTCCCGGGCGGCGAGCGCATCACCTCGGAGCCGTTCAACGTCGGCGGCCGCCTGTGGCACATCGACTACTACCCCAACGGCACCGACGCGTCCAACGACTCCGCCGGCTCCATCGCCGTGTACCTCCGCCTGCAGAACACGTACAGGAACGAGGAGCGCGTGCGGGCGCAGTACAAGTTCAGCCTCCTCGACCTCGCCGGCAACGAGGCCTACGAGCTCCCCGCCGAGACGGGCATCTTCAGGACGACCGTCGGCCGCAACCCGCACACCTCCGGCGAGGAGTGCCTCGGGGACACTGGGTGCGGCTACGCGGGCTTCATCACCAAGGAGGACCTGGAGAAGCGGCGCGACAGCCTGCTCAAGGAGGACTGCCTCGCCATCCGATGCGACGTCGGCGTCACGGAGGTGACGGCGGCCATGGCCGTCGGGCCAAAGAACGTGAGGGTGAGGCCGGCGACGATGATAAactacggcggcggcggcggctacggCTACGGCTACGGCTACGCTGGCGGCGCTGAGTCGCCGGACGAGGAAGATGACGGCGGCTCCCACAAGGGCAGGCGTGGTGAGCCGGATGACAAGGAGTACATCCGCCGCTGCCTCTCTGCCCAACGCCGAAAGTAGTGACATTGTTGGATTACTCGACATTGGATCAGATGCAATGCAGGGTCTTAGGCTGTCTCCAACACCACAtccatttgggaacccaaacccaaaataggtctccaacacaatacccatagcctccaacagagtacccatacagaagacccactttgggtatcactttgggtatcaggagagccataacccaaatttgggtatcctctctcttcGAGACCCATTTTGCAgatagtgttgtcttttaggtcttgtggttggagaagactaaaaataagtATGAAACCTTTtaactgtagcgctacccaaaggacaaatggatcttgtattttgggtgacgattgttggagatagtcttatgTCGGGATTGCATGCATCCTGTTTTGATTATTTCTATGCATTATAAAGTTTGTTTCTTTCCCTTATTATTTGGTTTCTTCATTTTAAAGTATTTTTTGGATTACTTgctttttgcaaaatttcttgTTTACTCATAACTATAAAATGAGTGCCAACATAAAGTTAGTATATGGGTCTATCTACACCCCACCCGAGTATTTTGGAGCCTACCATCACATGATTTTTTCCCTCAAAATCAAATTAACAAAAATAAGATTATCAAATTAAACAGATATTTTCTATGAATTGCAGATTAAAAGATCTACATATGGATTCAAAATTAGACATACATACAATTTTTAAAAAACAATGAACAaaacaaagaattttcaaatagtTATGTACTTATACCAATTCTATCCAAAAGTTACACCAAAATGATCGCTGTAACTTTAATAGATATTTAATGATTTGCATACGAGAGAGATTCACGGAGACAACTCCTTTTGCAGCGCTCCTCCAAAGAAAGAGATTCTTGTACACGTACTCCCACGGAGGCAGCGGTCGACGGAGATAAGAGGACGGAGGAATCAGACGGCCGGAAAATATCGAGTGATAGGAGCCAGAGAAAATTGCTCGAGTGCGTATATAAATGTGGTGAAACGACTACTGTATGTCCTTATTTTATTCCAGCGACTGTTCACGCGCTGCGCCTCCCCTGATGATCATCAAGATTCTAAAGTCCGGAGCACGTACTCGCGGTCGTCCAGCCAGGTCGcctgatggcggcggcggcgccgccgccgccgcttcttCCGGCGCCGCGACCGcgagtcatcactgtcagtgtcaTCGTCGCTAGAGCTAGAGCTTTTCGTGTCGGTGTCGTCGCGCGCAGAGCGGCTGCGCTTTGCCCCAACGGCAATGGACCGGAGCGTGAGCTGATCTAAGACGCCGACGTCGCACCGGATGGCGAGGCAGTCGTCCTTGAGCAGGAGCCTCTCGCGGCGCGCCTCCAGCTCGTCCCAGCTGATGAACGTGTCGTGGCCGCACCCGCGGCGGTCGTTGTcgtcgccgcggccgccgccggagcGCGACGTGAAGACGCCCTTCTCGGCGGGGAGCTCGTACGCGGCATTGCCGGCGTGGTCGAGCAGGCAGAACCTGTACTGCGCCCTCAAGCGGTTCAGCGGCTCGTGGTCGTCGACGCGGTTGCGGTAGACGGCCTGCTCGCCGTCGTAAACGAGGAAGAGCGCGATGGAGTCGGACTCATCGTTGGAGCTGTCGGTGCCGTTCGGATACAGGTCGACGCGCCACCGGCGGCCGCCGACGGTGAAGTTCTGGGAGCTGATTCTTCTCGCCGCCGGGGATCGTCGACTTGGTCAGCGAGTAGCCTTCGATGCGCAACACGTGGAACCCGCTCGCCGCCTCGACGATGGCCTTCGAAGCAGAACGCGTCTACCGGCTGGTGCCCGCGGCGGCGGATAGCAGCGGCGGCGCCGACATGGCATGGCTTAATATaattttgggccttgtttagtttcagttttcggaactgtagcattttcgtttgtttgtggtaaatattgtttaatcatagattaactaaagtcaaaagattcgtctcgtgatttacagtcaaactgtgtgattagtttttattttcgtctatatttaatgcttcatgcatgtaccacaagattcgatgtgacagagaatcttgaaaactttttggatttcgaggtgaactaaacaagtccttgggTTTGTTGTATGGGTAGATAGATATGGCTGATGAGAAAAGCTCGTTGATGAGACATTGCAACGCAGCTtctcaaatatatatatatatagaaattcctttgtacacgtacgtgtagttactcttatcttcaataaactacattgtgtatgtattcatacttgtttatcagtttgagtatgtttatatactcatattaagattctctagatcttaccacgcggaaatttttcaaaaaaaattatatttttaatatattactaaaatgccactactatattatatacaataagtataaccatatactctatgtatgtatgcatacttaacatatatatcactctagattgtctagtatgatcatatactttgtctatatgcATTTtgtccggtcatatacaccttaaatctagagatacaaagatgagagtaactacacgcgcgtgtaaaagaaacgcgtcatatatatagaaatatatatatatatatatatatatacaagtgctattctacgtcctaggtgtagaatactattctacaccaaactgttatactgagTAAAATTCAGTATCACTCAGTattcgtgtttcagtattgttcagtatttcgtggtcctgAGTGTTGGCCAAGTTGATACTGAACACTCtccagtactgctcagtattttttcaactcagttttgacttgcggtgtagaataatattctacacctagagtgtagaatagcgctgccgtgtatatatatatatatatatatatatatatatatatatatatatatatatatatatatatatatatatatatatatatatatatatatattgcctaGATTTTTCAATGATCAAATTGGAGTCCGATCGAGTCCGACACGGTTACATTAGAGTTTTTGTGGGCAAACATTGTGGTCAAAATCAAATTCTATCTTCCAGTAGTGGCATGCATTATAGACCTCTTCGTCAAGGTATGGAATTTGTACATGAATCCGCACTATTATATTTGCTTTATTCACTGCTGTACAAAATAGTTTTCATAAGATCGTCTTCTATTTTGTCCAGAGGCGGTTGATTTTTGAGAAAAATCCTTGGACATCGAAAAAAAATTATTCCGAATTTATTAGCACTCAAAGTTAAAATCTTCCTTGTCTGACTtcattgaaaattttttgggccaTTTGTGCACCCTTTTTTTGACCATTCTGCACCAATTATTTGGACAGGGTACACAGATAAAATTTTTATAGTAATTATTTGCACCATGATAATAATACAAACAAACTTGAAAGAACATCGTCCACAATATCATGAGATGAACAACATCCAGTTAGCATATACACTTACATCCATGTTCACAAACCATCTAGCTTAGGTTCACATCCAAACATAAATGAGATATGAGGTTCACATGCACATAAAGACCAACATCCAGGTTCTCTTCACATAAACATTGTACATGTTCACatccaaaccaaaagacatGGCATTTCAGCTTCCCGGATTCACAAACTCGTCTTCTTTTACTCCTTGTGCTCATTGCAGGACTTGCAAGCTGAACCATTTTACTCCTTGTGCACATTGCAGTTGCAGGGCTAATAAGTTACAGCTTCTTTTTCTTGAGTCACACCTAGGGCTAGTCACACCCGCCCTCTCTCGTGAAGTCATTAattttatatctattttttatgttttatttaaaatagtttaagaACATAATATTCAATACAAATTTCATAGATGTTAATAATATAAAAGGATAGTATCCCCAACTTCCCATGAACGCACTTGTGCAAAAAGAACTAGAAAGCTGGCCTTACGAAAATTGGTGTAACACTAGGAAAAATGTTTaacaagaagaagaaatagAATGCTCcatcagaaaagaaaaaaatatacagAGTGTGCGACAATAACTCCACTCCTCTATACACATAGTACACCCCAAAATTAATGGTACTACCTACCGttttgcttaggccttgtttggtttaCCTACCGttttgcttaggccttgtttggttcgtAAAATTTTTGGTGTTcggctactgtaacactttcgttttttgtttgacaaatattatctaatcacggagtaactagacttaaaagattcatctcacaaattacagataaactgtagaattaatttttattttcatctatatttaatgcttcatgcatacgaccaaagattcgatgtgacaggaaatcttgaaaatttttgcgaactaaacaatgccttaaaGAGTAAGCAAATTAACGGGCCGGGCCGAGTTCACAGTAACCGGCGGAGCCCAgttactagggccttgtttagttctaaatttttttgcaaaacaggtactgtagcactttcgtttgtttgtgacaaatattgtctaatcatggactaactaggctcaaaagattcgtctcaccaattccgaccaaactatgcaattagtttttattttcgtctatatttaatactccatgcatgcatctaaagattcgatgtgacggagaatatgaaaaattttgcaaatttttttggaaactaaacaaggcctagctttTCGTCTTTTCCCTTTTCTACTATGATGAAATAGAATATATAGTTGCATCCGTTATCAGTCAAAGTTTGACTTTCCATAGCTCCGTGCAGGTAATAAAGGTTAAAAGCCGCTGTTTTCGTCGTCAGCTTGTTCAGCCATAGGACTTCTTGTTGCTCACGCTCACGCCTCACGGTGTGATTACTTGCACGAGGGACCAAGCTAGCTAACAAACCAGCTGATGACCTATACGACTATATATACGCTGCAGtattttatatatgtatatgtatcgtGTCCAAAAGCAAGCTGTTAGCCAGCTGATGACCTATATATAcggcttaagttttatttgagaAAGCTCATGCTGAGCAGCAGAGATTAGCAGCAAGTGTATTATATTTATATTGCCTGATTTGCATTTGCCGTTGTCCGCCCGATCGAGCTGaggtttcttcacttgcctcGCTCTCCACAAGTGGCACAGTCATACATACACCGATGGTGTTCTTCAAGTACGGCTTCATCTTCCTCGCCGGCGCAGCCTTGGGCACCGCCATGGCGcaccgcggacagcaccaccgtcaCGGCCATTGCTGGCGCCGTCGTCACGGCGGCGACCGAGGCCGCTGGCACGAGCAGGAGGCCGCGCAGCCGGCGAGCTACGGCGACGAGAAGTACCAGCAGCACAGGAGAGGAGGGGTGCTCACTACTACGACGGTCGCCCGGACGCCGCGGACAGGGACACGGAGGAAAGAGCGGAGTACCGCCGCTCCGTGAAGAACAAGAAGTCGTCGgcgggtgctgctgctgctgctgtcacTTCTGATGATTATTAATTAGTGCATAGCAATATAGCATGATCGATGTCCATTAATATAGTTATACACACTGTTGTTACTGCATCGTACTATATGTTATAATAGTGAGCCTGTATGGTTGTAATTATATTTTGTTGTACCGTTGTGTATAGGTGTGTGTGTTGCCTGTGTATTGTAGGCTATACACACCCTTTATCGCTGAATAAACCATTTTCTAAAATTGTCTTAACTCAAATTTTTCAAGTGCGACCAAATTTATAGCCAAATACCTTGAAGTCTTACGACGATACTACAATAGGAACGTCAAGAAGCGCTCTTTTGTGGTCGGCGATTTGGTACTAAAGTGGAAGACAAGCCACGAAGGGATGCACAAACTATCCacgccctgggaaggacccttcgtggtcgtgGAAATCACGCGTCCCACTTCTACAGACTGGCTTATCCGGACGGAACAAGCCtccctaactcttggcacatagacaaactacgaCGTTTTTACCCTTAGACCAGTACACCTCGTATGTAACTTTTCCTTATGATTAATGACAAGTGTTGGTTTTTTGTTCCATACTTTTTATATGCAGAACATTCGACAAGTACGATCTTTTCTGTTCTCGACACACAAGCTTAAGTAACGAAATCAAGAAGGGTACTCGGGAACCCTCACTGAGTGATACGTCACTCTTATAAGTCATTCACAGCGCTTAACTATGGTTTATAAATTTccgctttattacaaactttcacaacaaagtttacaataaaagcCCCTCTGGGCGGTCCTAGTCTAAACCTACAGACTAAACTGGTGCTCACTGCTTAGGCCGCTCACCGACACGCGTCTCTGCTTAGGCCGCTCACCGACACGCGTCTCTGGTGCCGTCGAAGAGGTCGGGGCCactggcgcctggctggtcgagaccgcaggcgccgATCGTCCATCTGCCGCAGCGGATGACTCCGACCACTCCCTGGTCGACCTATCTGAACCCGGCCGGCTGGGCGGAGTAGACGTCCCGTAGAGATTAATGTCGCCGATCACAGTCGACGACAGGTCCAGAAGACCGACCTCCTTGCGGTAGCCTCCCTCCAAGCGGGACAGGTCgatcagggggtagtgggcatgTACCATGCTTAGCACATGCGGTTCGGCATACTCCCCAACGTCCTTTACAAACTGCTGAAGCCAACCTCATGCGCGTTGTGCCTTTTCAACGGGACCAAGAATTTGCGCACGGGGCTGGTCCTCAGGAAGTTCTAGGCCAATGAGGTCGAACACCGAGCCCACACCCTTCCAGACCTGGAGGCACTTGCTCTTCCACGAATCTCGGTCCTTGACCAGGTCCTCGAGATGCTTCTTGGTGTTCGCTTTCAGCACTGCAACAAGGACAAAAAGGAAGTTAGTAATCGGCCCCGAGATAAAAGAGTTTTTGATCCACCCGACAAGTCTGGTCTTACCAGCCAACTCTCGGTTCTTTGTTCTCAGCTCTTCCCCAACCTTCCTCTCACTCTCCAAGATCTGGACGTGCTCTAGCTCTTCCTCCAAACCTATAGTGGCAACGGTTATCTTGGTCAACAGGAACAAGAAACCGCGCACAACGGCTGGTGTCAATCACTAGTCTTACTCCTATGTTCTGTGTCCTTGTCGGCTAGTCGCCGAGACAAGTCGACCATCCGCTCTTCTTGAGCAGCTCTCTCCATAGCAACCTTCTCGGCCTCCAGCCGAAAGCGGTCCACTTCTTCGGTCAAGGCCTTATTCTCAGTCACGATTCCTTCAATCTGGTCGAAACATCTTCTACGATATTTCGTTGTCTTCATCACATCCTACGGATTTTTAGCACACACACATATTACAAGGTTATGATGGCACCTTCTATTTTCAAGTTAGGAGAGCACTTACCTTAACTTCACTAACAAGTCGCTTGGCGGCTCGTTCTACTCTCTCCGCCTCCTCGACCTCCGCGATCTCTTCATGGTCGGCCTAGTGGTCCCTGCGCTGATGCTAGACATAAATATGTTGGTGACCATCGCGGGAATgctcctggatctcctccacttcatccTTGGAGCCAGCCTGGGCCTCCTCGCCTTGTGCGCTCCTCCCCACCATGGTCGAAGAGCCATCGGTCCCTTCCCCCGATCAGGAGCATCGGGCGGTGTCCTCGCCTCGCCGGACGGCTCCTCCACATGAGTAGGGGATGGAGCTCTGACCCCCTCTTCTGCTGCACTGCTCGGCGGGGGGTGGCCATAGGGACCTTCTCCCTGGTCGGGGAAGCCACAGGTTGCGCAGTGGCCTGCTCCATGCATGGTGGTCTGTTCAGATGGCCTCGAGCTCCCAACAGCGCTGGGTCAACATCCGAGGCCGCACTACAAGTTCATCCAACTAATTATAAATGCTGGAATTCTAATATTATGAAAGACACAACTATCCTTTTTCTACTTACAGGTTGGAGCTCCTGTGCGACGTTGAGAAGATCATGCGCCTGGCGCGGTCAGCCACCGCTGTTGGTTGCGCCTGGTCTGAACGCG
This window of the Sorghum bicolor cultivar BTx623 chromosome 7, Sorghum_bicolor_NCBIv3, whole genome shotgun sequence genome carries:
- the LOC8067857 gene encoding alpha-1,6-mannosyl-glycoprotein 2-beta-N-acetylglucosaminyltransferase; translation: MDKIVQGIDFCQVKQVFAPYSPHLFPDAFPGVSPGDCRSNDKAKEKGCRGDPDQYGNHRAPRIVSLKHHWWWMMNTVWDGMEETRDFDGHILFIEEDHYIFLNAYRNAQLLVDSKPKKCPQCYAINLAPSDVKSKGEGWESLVAEKMGNIGYAFNRTVWRKIHAKAKQFCAFDEYNWDITMWATVYPSFGAPVYSLRGPRRSAAHFGKCGLHQGQGSSNVCVDNGSGAVELEDADKVPNIKADWPVRVIQRQEGYQAGVSNDGVAGVTGVIVSYV
- the LOC8067858 gene encoding BTB/POZ and MATH domain-containing protein 6, which produces MSSVPPLLSAPGAGKPSRSASAVVAKATRGFQVFCIDGYSWTKALPGGERITSEPFNVGGRLWHIDYYPNGTDASNDSAGSIAVYLRLQNTYRNEERVRAQYKFSLLDLAGNEAYELPAETGIFRTTVGRNPHTSGEECLGDTGCGYAGFITKEDLEKRRDSLLKEDCLAIRCDVGVTEVTAAMAVGPKNVRVRPATMINYGGGGGYGYGYGYAGGAESPDEEDDGGSHKGRRGEPDDKEYIRRCLSAQRRK
- the LOC110437019 gene encoding uncharacterized protein LOC110437019 isoform X2, which encodes MKTTKYRRRCFDQIEGIVTENKALTEEVDRFRLEAEKVAMERAAQEERMVDLSRRLADKDTEHRSLEEELEHVQILESERKVGEELRTKNRELAVLKANTKKHLEDLVKDRDSWKSKCLQVWKGVGSVFDLIGLELPEDQPRAQILGPVEKAQRA
- the LOC110437019 gene encoding uncharacterized protein LOC110437019 isoform X1, with the translated sequence MKTTKYRRRCFDQIEGIVTENKALTEEVDRFRLEAEKVAMERAAQEERMVDLSRRLADKDTEHRSLEEELEHVQILESERKVGEELRTKNRELAGKTRLVGWIKNSFISGPITNFLFVLVAVLKANTKKHLEDLVKDRDSWKSKCLQVWKGVGSVFDLIGLELPEDQPRAQILGPVEKAQRA